The genomic DNA TCGCAGGTAAAAATCAAAGCACAACGGAATATCGATGCGCTTCTGGATGAGTATAATCCCCAGGATCCGGATGCTGTTATGGCGGTGGAAATCGCCGATGCCTATTCGATTTTAGGGGAATGGCAAAAGGCGGGAGTATGGTTTCAAAAAGCTGTTGAAGTGCCTGATATCGAAAGGATCATGCCGGTAATAGTATCCCATGCCTGTTTAGGCCTGGCCAAAACCTGCATCGAACAAAAAACGTATGCAGAAGCGATTAAATATTTACAGCGATCGTTGAAATTATGCCCCGGACGGGCGGATTCGTTGTATAGCCTTGCCGTGGCCCAGGAACTCAGTGGTGCCTCTGAAGATGCCTTGAAGAGCCTGTGGAAAATTACCACCTCATCATCACAACCCCTGCAGGTAAGTGTTGATTGGAGAGAAGCCAAAATCAAGGCATTCCTCCGAATAGAACGGCTTCTTGAAACGATGGGAAGACGGGAGGAGGCACTTGAAAATACAATCCAGGCCCTGGAGCAATTCCCGGCCAGACCCGAGATCCATACGATGCACGGAAGATCTCTTCTGCGTATGGGCAAGCTTATAGAGGCTCTTCACGCATTCGAACAAAGCCTCAAATGCGCTTTCCCCGGAAATATTGATGCTCACCTCGGTTTATGCTGTGTATATAGAAAAGCCGGAAGACAGGATGCGGTCACCACTACGATGAAATCAATTCAAAATGAGTTTTATGATAATCCCCGTTATTGGGCCTATTTTAGGGATATGTACGGCACGGAAGGGATTCCGGCCTCTTTTTCAAAAGATGCTCTTGATAGCGAACTTGAGTGGGTGAAAAAAATGCATTGCCTCTGAATCTACTCCAGCAAATCTTCTTCACTTTCCAGATCACTAATAATATCATTGTAACGCTCTGGTCTGCCATTTTCAAAGTCGAGTTCCTCGATCGGCTCCTCTTCCTCCAGTATGTCTTCATCATCAACAAAATCTTCATTTTCCCTGAGGATTTCATCTGCATCATAATCATCGTTCCGTATCATTTTACCTCCTGAAGCTTTTAATCTCAGATATTACACGGACTTACTATGTGTGGTATTACGAGCTTACTTTTGTAATATTTTAGCCGGATTATGGAGTAATTGCAAGAGCTATTTTTTGTTTTTTTAAAGAAATATTAAAAAAAGATTGATAATTTGTGAGCAAAAGGGCCTGAACACTCTTCAGGTTTCTTTAAATATTTTAAACCTAGCACTAATCTAATTTCAATAACCTATGTTTATACGCTTTTATTACTGGCATCATATTTGTATTTTATTCTCCTGTGGTCGAAATAATCCATTGTATTTCACATTAAAAGGTAGACATGAAAAAAATTAATGGTAATTTAAAAAAGGTGCTTGCTCACAAAGAGCTTTTTCTTCTGGACCTCGATGGTACAACGTATATCGAAAACAAACTGATACCCGGAGCCCTTGAATTTTTCGATACTTTAAAGCAATTGCATAAGCAGTACATATTTCTGACAAATAACTCATCGAAATCAAACCGGGACTACGTTGACAAAATGACCAAGATGAATATCCCGGTAACATCCGACAATGTATTTACCTCCGGGCAGGCAACCGCCATCTATTTAACAAGTGGGAAAATCCATCCCAGAATCTATCTGGTTGGAACTCATTCATTACGTATCGAATTCGAGTCTTACGGCATAGAGGTTATTGAATCCCCCCTTGAAGAAGTTGATTTTCTGGTAGTGGGGTTTGATATAGAGCTAAACTACCGTAAACTCGAAGATGCATGCACTCTTCTCGCAATGGGCATACCCTATATTGCAACCCACCCCGACCTGGTGTGTCCAATTAAAGAGAACCGTTTCATTCCCGATTGCGGTTCTATCTGTCAGATGCTCGAAAATGCAACAGGACGAAAACCGGTCTATATCGGAAAGCCGGACAAAAAAATGATAACGCTTCTCTGCAGTCAGCGGGGATTCAGTCTGGATACGGTGACCATGATCGGTGACCGGCTTTACACCGATATCGCAGTCGGTATTAATGCCGGAGTGACAACGTTCTGTGTTCTCTCAGGAGAATCTACCAGGGAAGATATTGAAAAATCGGAATTCCAGCCGGATTATGTGATTGAATCAATTGCCGACTTGAATCGGTATTTACAGAATGATTTGGAGTGATGGATTAGTGGAGTAATGGGTAGATTAATTAAAGGCCCATCACTCCAACATTCCATTACTCCATTACTCCATCTCGAAAGGAAATAATTATAATGATACCCCAGATATTGACGTTGAGCCGGGTACTCGTAGCGCCGGTCTTTTCGTATCTGTTTATCTACAGCTTTAAGGCTGAAGATCCGGCCCTGTTGCTTTGGCTCTCGGTAGTAATGCTTTTGCTTGTCGAGGTATCGGATGCCCTCGATGGATACTTTGCCAGGAAACTCAAGCAGGTCTCAGACTTCGGAAAGCTGTTCGATCCCATGGCCGACAGTTTGTCCAGACTTACGGTCTTTCTTGGTTTTCTCATATCAGGAATTATCCCCCTGTGGATGTTTCTGATTTTTCTGTATCGTGATATTTTTGTCTCGGGTCTTCGCATGATGTGCCTTATGAAAGGCCTGGTTGTCTCTGCCCGCATTTCAGGAAAACTTAAAGCTGTTATCCAGGCCATTGCCGGATTCGGTGTCGTGGGGATTCAGCTTGTCAATTATTACAAACCCGGTATGGTTCCCGAAAAAATCGCAGGAAACCCGCCCGGATTTTACTTCATGTTGGTTGCAGCGATTTTCACCGCCTATTCCTTTTTCGATTATTACTATGGAAACAGGCATGTGTGGGGAGGTAAAGACGAGCATACGAGCGCATGAGAGTGTGAGCGCACGCATGAAGAAGACACGGCGACACGACGAAATCGCAGCTTGACATGCCAGCGGTGTCCGGGTCGGGTTACGGCATATTCTTTTGTAACCGAAAAGAGTAATTACTGAGAGTAAGGAAGGAAAAATGCGGCCGACTGGACTTGAACCAGCACAGGGTTATCCCCCACTAGGCCCTCAACCTAGCGTGTCTACCAATTCCACCACGACCGCAAAGTCGATATGAAGTAACTAAAATAATTTTTGCCTGAGCGCAATACTACTACTATTTGCCTTCGGGAGCAGCCTTTCCTTCTTCCTTCGGCATTTGAGGAGGAGCAATTTCAGAAGGCTCTTCCTGAACAGCAGCGCCTGTTGTTCCCCCTTCACCTTCCGGTGCAATGGGGAGTGCTTCACCCTGTCCCTGTAATGCCGATGAAGGAGAATACGATTCCTGTGTTTCGGCCCGCTTTTTCAAAAGCGATCCCTGCTGTTTCGAAGCGGTTCGCGGCAGGAAAAGCGAAATTATGATACAGAGTACCATAAATACCGATGCAAAGATCGTTGTGCCCCGGGTCAGAATATTAGCAGTATCCTGTGAACCGAGAAGCTGGCTGGCGCCCGAGAGGCCACCGCCGATTGCACCGGAAATTCCACCACCCTTGTCTGACTGAATCAGGACAAGAAGACAAAGTATAATGCAGACAAATACATAGAAAATAATGAAAAAACCAAGTAACACGAAAAACTACTCCTTTTTAAAATTGTTATGGGAGTGGCGGAGCAGTGGAGTAGTGAGGTGCCGAGTTTTAAAGAGGCTTCAGCTTCTTACCCGATACACCATTACTCCCCTACTCCATTCCCCCATTTCTTTTCTATTCCGGTTTCACGATACCGGCAAAGTCATCGGGTTTCAGCGATGCACCGCCAATCAGACCGCCATCAACGTCGCTTTCGCCCAGAAGTTCCTTTGCATTGCCGGGTTTCATGCTTCCACCGTACTGTATACGAATTACCTGTGCCGTTTCGTCATCATAAATTTGGGCCAGCACTTTTCGGATAAAAGCATGTGCTTCGTTTGCCTGATCCGGTGTTGCCGTTTCGCCGGTACCGATAGCCCATACCGGTTCGTATGCAAGTGTGCACTTAAGAGCTTCTTCCTTTGAAATGCCGTTAAAAGCGCCCTTTGTCTGAGTCTCGAGAACCTGTTCTACGTTACCTGCCTTGCGTTCTTCCAGCAGTTCTCCGATACATACAATAGGCAAAAGGCCGGCGCCAAGGGCAGCTTTGATTTTCTTATTTACTGTTTCGTCGGATTCGCCGAAATATTGTCGCTGCTCCGAATGGCCGATAATGACATACTCGACACCACATCCCTTGAGCATTGCACAACTTACCTTACCGGTATAGGCACCCTTTTCTTCCCAGTAAACATCCTGGGCGCCAAGTTTAACATTCGACCCTTTAATAGCTTCGGCTACAACCCATAAATTGGTATAGGGCGGGCATACGGCGATATCGACATCAGTAACCGACCCAACCTTTTCAACCACACCCCTGGCAAGCTCAGCAGCTTCCTGAGGAGTCGTATTCATTTTCCAGTTTCCTGCGATAAAAACTTTTCGTGCCACGTG from Chitinivibrionales bacterium includes the following:
- a CDS encoding glycosyltransferase translates to MSGLMECRAFRSLFPSIPLVKLSKKSVPVNHKRRTPMPIPLSLCMIVKNEASILSRCLKSAAPVADEIIVVDTGSEDDTTKVAEQFGARVIRSEWRNDFSYARNISIDHASGEWILWLDADDFIPPESIEPLEKLKQEKPDKVFGFIIRNQKPGGTGSEFTQARMFPNHPKIRFERKIHEQIMLSALRIGMKLVNKNIIIEHHGYADPSQVKIKAQRNIDALLDEYNPQDPDAVMAVEIADAYSILGEWQKAGVWFQKAVEVPDIERIMPVIVSHACLGLAKTCIEQKTYAEAIKYLQRSLKLCPGRADSLYSLAVAQELSGASEDALKSLWKITTSSSQPLQVSVDWREAKIKAFLRIERLLETMGRREEALENTIQALEQFPARPEIHTMHGRSLLRMGKLIEALHAFEQSLKCAFPGNIDAHLGLCCVYRKAGRQDAVTTTMKSIQNEFYDNPRYWAYFRDMYGTEGIPASFSKDALDSELEWVKKMHCL
- a CDS encoding HAD-IIA family hydrolase — encoded protein: MKKINGNLKKVLAHKELFLLDLDGTTYIENKLIPGALEFFDTLKQLHKQYIFLTNNSSKSNRDYVDKMTKMNIPVTSDNVFTSGQATAIYLTSGKIHPRIYLVGTHSLRIEFESYGIEVIESPLEEVDFLVVGFDIELNYRKLEDACTLLAMGIPYIATHPDLVCPIKENRFIPDCGSICQMLENATGRKPVYIGKPDKKMITLLCSQRGFSLDTVTMIGDRLYTDIAVGINAGVTTFCVLSGESTREDIEKSEFQPDYVIESIADLNRYLQNDLE
- the pgsA gene encoding CDP-diacylglycerol--glycerol-3-phosphate 3-phosphatidyltransferase codes for the protein MIPQILTLSRVLVAPVFSYLFIYSFKAEDPALLLWLSVVMLLLVEVSDALDGYFARKLKQVSDFGKLFDPMADSLSRLTVFLGFLISGIIPLWMFLIFLYRDIFVSGLRMMCLMKGLVVSARISGKLKAVIQAIAGFGVVGIQLVNYYKPGMVPEKIAGNPPGFYFMLVAAIFTAYSFFDYYYGNRHVWGGKDEHTSA
- the secG gene encoding preprotein translocase subunit SecG, with protein sequence MLLGFFIIFYVFVCIILCLLVLIQSDKGGGISGAIGGGLSGASQLLGSQDTANILTRGTTIFASVFMVLCIIISLFLPRTASKQQGSLLKKRAETQESYSPSSALQGQGEALPIAPEGEGGTTGAAVQEEPSEIAPPQMPKEEGKAAPEGK
- a CDS encoding triose-phosphate isomerase; this encodes MARKVFIAGNWKMNTTPQEAAELARGVVEKVGSVTDVDIAVCPPYTNLWVVAEAIKGSNVKLGAQDVYWEEKGAYTGKVSCAMLKGCGVEYVIIGHSEQRQYFGESDETVNKKIKAALGAGLLPIVCIGELLEERKAGNVEQVLETQTKGAFNGISKEEALKCTLAYEPVWAIGTGETATPDQANEAHAFIRKVLAQIYDDETAQVIRIQYGGSMKPGNAKELLGESDVDGGLIGGASLKPDDFAGIVKPE